Proteins encoded together in one Coffea arabica cultivar ET-39 chromosome 2c, Coffea Arabica ET-39 HiFi, whole genome shotgun sequence window:
- the LOC113727575 gene encoding UPF0603 protein At1g54780, chloroplastic encodes METILSPSSFCPLFNPKISSLQSKPTSLVLGKSSSTICSCLEKQPTQLSVSDKQSSSSPTNWLSHVQQGLAALAISLALSYCPILPTHSAFASEFDVLNDRPPTESYVVDDANVLSRLTKSDLKRLLSDLESRKGYHINVITVRKLTSKADAFEYADQVLERWYPSLEEGNNKGIVVLVTSQKEGAITGGPEFIQAVGDTVLDATVSENLPVLATDEKYNEAVYSTAKRLVSAIDGLPDPGGPKFKENKRESNFKSREETEEKRGQFTLVVGGLLVIAFVVPMAQYYAYVSKK; translated from the exons ATGGAAACCATCCTCTCCccttcttcattctgcccgctCTTCAACCCCAAGATTTCATCCCTTCAATCCAAACCAACTTCCCTAGTACTCGGTAAAAGTAGCAGTACCATTTGCTCTTGCCTCGAGAAACAACCAACTCAGTTATCTGTTAGTGATAAACAATCTTCTTCATCTCCTACAAATTGGCTTTCTCATGTCCAGCAAGGTCTTGCAGCTCTAGCAATTTCTCTTGCACTCAGTTACTGCCCAATCTTACCTACTCACTCTGCATTTGCATCTGAATTTGATGTACTAAATGACCGTCCACCAACAGAATCATATGTGGTTGATGATGCTAATGTTCTTAGCAGGCTCACAAAATCCGACTTGAAAAGATTGTTATCTGATCTTGAATCAAGAAAAGGGTACCACATTAATGTCATCACTGTCCGAAAACTCACT AGCAAAGCTGATGCTTTTGAGTATGCTGACCAAGTTTTAGAACGTTGGTACCCTTCTCTTGAAGAAGGCAATAATAAGGGGATAGTTGTTCTTGTCACCAGTCAAAAGGAAGGTGCAATTACTGGAGGCCCTGAATTTATTCAGGCTGTTGGTGATACTGTTCTTGATGCCACTGTCTCTGAAAATCTTCCAG TGCTAGCAACTGACGAGAAATACAATGAAGCAGTATACAGCACTGCCAAGCGTCTGGTTTCTGCAATTGATGGGCTCCCTGACCCTGGTGGCCCCAAATTCAAGGAGAACAAAAGAGAATCTAACTTCAAATCCAGGGAGGAAACTGAGGAGAAAAGAGGGCAATTCACACTTGTTGTTGGAGGTTTATTAGTGATCGCATTTGTTGTTCCCATGGCTCAATACTATGCTTATGTCTCCAAGAAATGA
- the LOC113727579 gene encoding GDSL esterase/lipase At1g54790-like codes for MASKASTVHIFTLFLICIPFSNSIDFNYPAVFNFGDSNSDTGGLVAGVGESLLPPNGQTYFKKPSGRFCDGRLIIDFLMDALELPYLNPYLDSIGAPSFKRGCDFAVAASTILPATANAISPFSFGVQVDQFIRFKSRVLDLQPKGRKSDKYIPAADVFQKGLYTFDIGQNDLAGAFYSKTYDQIIASIPTILAEFEAGIKKLYDEGARNFWIHNTGPLGCLAQNIAKFGTDPSKLDELGCVITHNQASKLLNLQLYALCKKLQGQYSDANVTHVDIFSIKSNLIANYSKFGFEQPIMVCCGTGGPPLNYDSRITCGQTKVLNGTSVTVKACNDSTEYVNWDGIHYTEAANHFVASQILTGKYSDPPFADQMPFLLKLKF; via the exons ATGGCTTCAAAGGCTTCCACTGTCCACATTTTCACCTTATTCTTGATTTGCATTCCCTTTTCCAATTCAATTGACTTCAATTACCCTGCAGTGTTCAACTTTGGTGATTCAAATTCTGACACGGGTGGCCTTGTTGCTGGTGTGGGAGAATCCCTCCTTCCACCAAATGGACAAACTTACTTCAAAAAACCATCTGGCAGGTTCTGCGATGGCCGTTTGATCATAGATTTTTTAA TGGATGCACTGGAACTTCCATATCTAAATCCTTACTTGGATTCCATCGGTGCGCCGAGTTTCAAAAGGGGATGTGATTTCGCGGTTGCTGCTTCTACCATACTTCCAGCGACAGCTAATGCTATTAGCCCATTTTCATTTGGGGTTCAAGTGGACCAGTTCATCAGATTCAAGAGCCGAGTTCTTGAccttcagcccaaag GTAGGAAATCAGACAAGTATATTCCAGCAGCAGATGTTTTCCAGAAGGGGCTTTACACTTTCGATATAGGTCAGAATGATCTTGCTGGTGCCTTTTATTCGAAGACATACGATCAAATTATTGCTTCAATCCCAACCATTTTAGCAGAATTTGAAGCTGGCATTAAG AAATTATATGATGAAGGAGCAAGGAATTTTTGGATTCACAACACGGGTCCTCTTGGTTGCTTAGCTCAAAATATTGCCAAATTTGGAACTGATCCATCCAAGCTTGACGAGCTTGGATGTGTCATCACCCACaatcaagcttccaaacttctaaACCTCCAGCTTTATGCACTTTGCAAGAAGTTGCAAGGCCAATATTCAGACGCAAATGTTACACATGTTGATATATTCTCAATTAAATCCAATCTCATTGCCAACTACTCCAAATTCG GATTTGAACAACCTATAATGGTTTGCTGTGGAACTGGAGGTCCACCATTGAACTATGACAGTCGGATAACCTGTGGCCAAACCAAGGTTCTGAATGGAACATCAGTGACAGTGAAAGCATGCAATGATAGTACTGAATATGTAAACTGGGATGGAATTCATTACACTGAAgctgcaaatcattttgtgGCTTCCCAAATTCTCACTGGAAAATATTCTGATCCACCCTTTGCGGATCAGATGCCCTTCCTACTTAAACTCAAGTTTTGA
- the LOC113727580 gene encoding kinesin-like protein KIN-1, with protein MSKIKVCALFRPLNQKERADHGDSICIHGVDSESFIFKDEKEDFNFSFDRVFYPGSPQSDVYDFIALPLVQAAVDGINGAIITYGQTGAGKTYTMEGPSIMDGDEKNKGLLPKVVNGLFEAIALSDETASSMIKLSMVEIYMEKVRDLFELVNDNIQIKENRQQGIFLYGATEINVTNCTEALQNLCNGIANRAVGETQMNMASSRSHCIYTFTVQQEITKTRRIKSGKLILVDLAGSEKVEKTGAEGRVLEEAKSINKSLSALGNVINALTGGSPGKANHVPFRDSKLTRILQDVFGGKSQTALLCCCSPSPSNAPESLSTLRFGARAKHIKASIRVNSPEDIIAKKHEAMSLNKDELRERILNKLKENFKAEDVDLLEQLFILDDFFFDPGSVEEVEAAYEDITVRTISLLQKAVEDLNSKVEELTEQNAILKAKLRATEMSYPLHKEAKGSASFLSGTFGINLWVPSFFHGTN; from the exons ATGTCGAAAATCAAAGTTTGCGCGCTATTCAGACCTCTTAATCAGAAAGAAAGAGCCGATCACGGCGATTCCATCTGCATACACGGCGTAGACTCTGAATCCTTCATATTTAAG GATGAGAAGGAGGACTTCAATTTTAGCTTCGATAGAGTTTTCTATCCAGGATCTCCACAATCTGACGTGTATGATTTTATTGCTCTGCCTCTTGTGCAAG CTGCTGTTGATGGAATTAATGGGGCAATTATCACCTATGGACAG ACTGGAGCAGGGAAGACATATACCATGGAG GGGCCTAGCATCATGGATGGAGATGAGAAGAACAAAGGACTGTTGCCAAAAGTGGTGAATGGCCTTTTTGAGGCTATCGCACTTTCAGATGAGACGGCCAGCTCCATGATCAAGTTATCCatg GTTGAGATTTACATGGAGAAAGTAAG GGACCTGTTTGAATTAGTCAATGACAACATACAGATTAAGGAGAATAGGCAGCAGGGAATATTTCTTTATGGAGCTACAGAG ATTAATGTTACCAATTGTACAGAAGCACTGCAAAATCTATGT AATGGGATAGCTAACAGAGCGGTTGGAGAAACCC AAATGAATATGGCTAGCAGCAGAAGTCATTGCATTTACACGTTCACTGTCCAGCAAGAAATCACAAAGACTAGAAG GATAAAATCTGGAAAGTTGATACTTGTGGACTTGGCTGGATCTGAGAAAGTTGAAAAAACTGGAGCTGAAGGTAGAGTTCTTGAAGAAGCCAAGTCCATCAACAAATCCCTTTCAGCTCTGGGAAATGTAATAAATGCTCTGACTGGTGGTTCCCCTGGAAAAGCAAATCATGTTCCCTTTCGAGATTCTAAACTTACCAGGATCCTACAGGATGTTTTT GGAGGTAAATCCCAAACAGCTTTGCTTTGCTGCTGCTCACCAAGTCCTTCAAATGCTCCTGAAAGCCTGTCCACTCTTCGATTTGGTGCGAG AGCAAAGCACATAAAGGCATCAATACGTGTGAATTCCCCAGAAGACATAATTGCCAAAAAGCATGAAGCCATGTCTCTAAATAAAGATGAGCTACGTGAGAGGATACTCAACAAG TTGAAGGAGAATTTCAAAGCTGAAGATGTGGATTTGCTAGAGCAGCTGTTTATACTGGATGATTTTTTCTTTGATCCAGGTTCTGTTGAAGAGGTGGAAGCTGCTTATGAAGACATTACAGTAAGAACAATTTCACTGTTGCAAAAAGCTGTTGAAGATCTGAATTCCAAGGTTGAAGAG CTTACAGAACAGAATGCCATTCTAAAGGCCAAATTGAGGGCTACTGAAATGTCTTACCCTCTGCACAAAGAAGCAAAAGGAAGCGCAAGCTTTTTGAGTGGGACTTTCGGCATCAACCTTTGGGTTCCTTCATTCTTCCATGGAACAAATTAA
- the LOC113727581 gene encoding uncharacterized protein — protein sequence MDIQENQQAVDISKPPYLHLISAFLAMEPPDVLISLARKCGGGLIGERVQGFIWNNYINTTVGDGGCQQGPYLKRVLKKLIGEIESDGGVVLDELYERYAFIMTSLKGDHFSGGNSRVLKRISFLFPDGCCELSSCPKSKKLEVSLHCSVDMLEGDTGCSIWPSSLYLSEFILSFPNIFSNRSCFEVGSGVGLVGVCLAHVKASAVVLSDGDLSTLSNMRLNLESNLLSTRIDVPECKKDASTVQCVHLPWESATEIELQNFAPDIIVGADVIYDPLYLPHLVRVLTVLLKRGTSFPNDGSVRCEGCQPDSECIRSEVQHADFEFDSSKGKAESCSAPCVEDKDDALERRPVAYIASVIRNIETFNYFLELMKEANLTVADITENSKPFDLLPYAKSYQRSTIRIFSISYN from the exons ATGGATATCCAAGAAAACCAGCAAGCAGTAGACATTTCTAAGCCTCCGTATCTACATCTGATTTCCGCCTTTCTTGCAATGGAACCCCCTGACGTCCTAATCTCCTTGGCAAG GAAGTGTGGTGGTGGTTTGATTGGGGAAAGAGTACAGGGCTTCATCTGGAACAATTATATTAACACTACA GTAGGGGATGGTGGTTGCCAGCAGGGGCCTTACTTGAAAAGGGTTTTAAAGAAGCTAATTGGCGAAATTGAGTCAGATGGAGGTGTTGTGTTGGATGAATTATATGAGCGTTATGCTTTTATCATGACTTCTTTAAAG GGTGACCACTTTTCAGGAGGGAACTCAAGGGTTTTGAaaagaatttcatttctttttcctgATG GATGTTGTGAACTTTCAAGTTGTCCGAAATCTAAGAAGTTGGAAGTGTCACTTCATTGTTCAGTGGACATGCTTGAAGGAGATACGGG GTGTTCAATCTGGCCGTCAAGTCTTTACCTCTCAGAGTTTATACTTTCTTTCCCAAACATATTTTCCAATAGATCTTGTTTTGAG GTTGGTTCAGGTGTAGGTTTGGTTGGTGTATGTTTGGCCCACGTGAAAGCTTCTGCT GTGGTTTTGAGTGATGGCGACCTGTCCACTTTATCCAATATGAGGCTTAATTTGGAGTCAAATCTGCTCAGCACAAGAATTGATGTACCAGAATGCAAAAAAGATGCAAGTACA GTGCAGTGTGTTCATTTACCATGGGAATCTGCAACAGAAATTGAGCTGCAAAACTTTGCACCAGACATAAT TGTGGGTGCAGATGTCATTTATGACCCATTATACCTTCCCCATCTTGTTCGAGTCCTGACTGTTCTTCTGAAACGTGGAACATCATTCCCTAATGATGGAAGTGTTCGCTGTGAGGGATGTCAACCAGATTCTGAATGTATCAGAAGTGAAGTGCAACATGCGGATTTCGAGTTTGATAGCAGCAAAGGAAAAGCCGAGAGTTGCAGTGCTCCATGTGTTGAGGACAAAGATGATGCGTTGGAGAGACGCCCTGTAGCATATATTGCGTCTGTGATTCGTAACATTGAGACATTCAATTACTTTCTTGAGCTAATGAAGGAGGCAAACCTTACTGTCGCCGACATTACTGAGAATTCGAAGCCATTTGATTTGCTTCCCTATGCAAAATCATATCAGCGATCCACCATACGGATTTTTAGCATTTCATACAATTAA